The following proteins come from a genomic window of Ornithinimicrobium cryptoxanthini:
- the heR gene encoding heliorhodopsin HeR produces MTTQTDQSRYTRLRTLNWIAAALHAVQAVAVVVLATDFTLPITATYLSGPPGTPPGDQVTLWDVPTGLAIAAFLALSAIFHVIVASPGAFDRYRAGLAQGHNYFRWVEYSLSSSLMIVIIAQLVGISNVVALLALFGVNASMILFGWLQEKYHQPGDGGWLPFIFGCFAGAIPWTAVVIYTIAPGSTTGAEPPGFVYGIIVSLFLFFNVFALVQWLQYRPVGRFRNYLTGETTYIVLSLTAKSALAWQIFAGTLVG; encoded by the coding sequence GTGACCACACAGACCGACCAGTCGCGCTACACCCGGCTGCGCACCCTCAACTGGATCGCCGCGGCGTTGCACGCGGTTCAAGCAGTCGCCGTCGTCGTCCTGGCGACCGACTTCACCCTCCCGATCACCGCGACATACCTGTCCGGCCCGCCCGGCACCCCGCCCGGCGACCAGGTCACGCTGTGGGACGTCCCGACCGGCCTGGCCATCGCCGCCTTCCTGGCGCTGTCGGCGATCTTCCACGTCATCGTCGCCTCACCGGGAGCGTTCGACCGCTACCGGGCCGGGCTGGCGCAGGGCCACAACTACTTCCGGTGGGTGGAGTACTCCCTGTCCAGCTCGCTGATGATCGTCATCATCGCCCAACTGGTCGGCATCTCCAACGTGGTCGCCCTGCTCGCGCTCTTCGGCGTCAACGCGTCGATGATCCTCTTCGGCTGGCTGCAGGAGAAATATCACCAGCCCGGGGACGGCGGGTGGCTGCCCTTCATCTTCGGCTGCTTCGCCGGGGCCATCCCGTGGACCGCGGTCGTCATCTACACCATCGCCCCCGGGTCGACGACCGGCGCCGAGCCGCCCGGTTTCGTCTACGGCATCATCGTCTCGCTCTTCCTCTTCTTCAACGTCTTCGCACTCGTCCAGTGGTTGCAGTACAGGCCCGTCGGCCGCTTCCGCAACTACCTCACCGGCGAGACGACCTACATCGTCCTCAGCCTCACGGCAAAGTCAGCGCTGGCCTGGCAGATCTTCGCCGGCACCCTCGTCGGCTGA